One genomic segment of Clavelina lepadiformis chromosome 3, kaClaLepa1.1, whole genome shotgun sequence includes these proteins:
- the LOC143448696 gene encoding E3 ubiquitin-protein ligase RNF103-like, whose product MIFLKFILLLVYLVALLAVYRIVDYIACSEAAGVATLVDPLALTLQELRWILHARGITYHHAIEKKDLRELVQATGIVSNEEVSAAKDMDSDSSTKTVYFTNAEDFDEAIDKSEDVWLVQIVAESSEPIMQDSEWKKLKKRAFAAGIHTGKITCKDNRICHSRSFFSPQLLLSYHYQKDSKGIHQKYYITKPADCNHVFHWISNALQSTVEEVPNLLSLKRSWLSTHTKRSYPVQIVYVSRLSQVPVNFAVLKIKFKDSVRFGKMITTNDMKDLQTFTNHDSLPESFMYVITSEGLSVYGDSKLKGNLMHFNDLHLFVRFLNFDINLLFTWSIYICNLLATLSFFTGNSNLLTRLVAFVKSFVTYNAVVLCVWLFLSSYNVKSFSPFTNYLLANIRAMVTTDYAGILRTDLIKLLQAPYLVAAGFVLFYTLALFVMRKLGIVDNEPEAETLADILLLNNNHSPSDNDISQRWVERLATPGLWLQPLVPCDYIEDLPVWGYSGKCILNSDDSEGDEHAICTGRRASPSPSRLWPRSCSPVPRGRPCFMETTRQSSLRLRRGILRSLKSCFRGRSPKVKQTPGPPSGMREESCCSICLENYTQQSLVCGLPCHHVFHHECILSWLHGDRHCCPICRWPSYQAKYS is encoded by the exons atgatattTCTGAAATTTATTCTTTTGCTTGTCTACTTGGTTGCCCTTCTTGCAGTATATCGAATAGTGGATTACATTGCATG ctCAGAAGCTGCTGGGGTGGCCACATTAGTTGATCCACTTGCCTTAACTTTGCAAGAATTAAGATGGATATTACATGCTAGAGGAATTACCTACCACCATGCCATAGAAAAGAAAGATCTTAGAGAATTGGTGCAAGCTACTGGAATTGTCAgcaat gAAGAAGTGAGCGCTGCAAAAGACATGGATTCTGATTCGTCAACCAAAACTGTGTATTTTACCAATGCTGAGGACTTTGATGAAGCTATTGACAAGTCGGAAGATGTTTGGCTTGTCCAG ATTGTAGCTGAAAGTAGTGAACCTATAATGCAAGACTCAGAAtggaaaaagttgaaaaaacgAGCTTTTGCTGCAGGAATCCATACTGGCAAGATCACATGCAAG GACAACAGAATTTGTCATAGCAGGTCATTCTTTTCACCGCAGCTGTTGTTAAGCTATCATTATCAGAAAGATAGCAAAGGGATTcatcaaaaatattatataacaAAGCCAGCTGA CTGTAATCATGTTTTTCATTGGATTTCTAATGCACTGCAAAGTACTGTAGAAGAAGTGCCCAATTTGCTGTCGCTTAAAAGGAGCTGGCTAAGTACACACACAAAAAGATCCTACCCTGTCCAAATAGTTTATGTGTCTCGCTTGTCCCAAGTTCCAGTGAATTTTGCAGtgctcaaaataaaatttaaagataGCGTTCGTTTTGGCAAGATGATAACGACAAATGACATGAAAGATTTACAGACCTTTACAAATCATGATTCACTGCCGGAAAGTTTTATGTATGTGATTACTTCAGAAGGACTATCAGTATATGGGGACAGCAAGTTGAAAGGAAATTTAATGCATTTTAACGATTTGCACTTGTTTGTAAGATTTCTAAACTTTGATATTAACCTGCTCTTTACCTGGAGCATTTATATTTGCAATCTTCTGGCCACACTAAGCTTTTTTACTGGTAATAGTAATCTCTTGACAAGACTTGTAGCTTTTGTGAAGTCATTTGTTACATATAATGCTGTTGTGCTATGTGTCTGGTTGTTCCTATCTAGTTACAATGTGAAATCATTCAGTCCTTTTACCAATTACTTGCTGGCAAATATTCGTGCAATGGTAACCACTGATTATGCCGGGATATTGCGAACCGATCTAATCAAATTGCTTCAGGCCCCATATTTAGTTGCTGCAGGTTTTGTACTTTTCTATACTCTTGCTCTTTTTGTAATGCGCAAATTAGGGATTGTCGACAATGAGCCTGAAGCTGAAACGCTTGCTGATATTCTCTTGCTGAACAATAACCATTCTCCAAGTGACAATGATATTTCCCAACGCTGGGTAGAACGTCTTGCAACTCCAGGTTTGTGGCTGCAACCTCTTGTCCCTTGCGACTACATAGAAGACTTACCTGTTTGGGGATATTCTGGAAAATGTATTCTTAACTCTGATGACTCGGAAGGTGACGAGCATGCAATCTGCACTGGAAGAAGAGCTTCACCATCACCAAGTCGACTTTGGCCAAGATCTTGCAGCCCCGTACCAAGAGGAAGACCTTGTTTTATGGAAACCACGCGTCAGAGTTCACTTAGGCTCAGGAGAGGAATTTTGCGCTCACTTAAATCATGCTTTCGTGGTCGCAGCCCAAAAGTCAAGCAGACACCTGGACCACCCTCAGGTATGCGTGAAGAATCTTGCTGTTCAATTTGCTTGGAAAATTACACTCAACAGTCTTTAGTTTGTGGCCTTCCCTGTCATCATGTTTTTCATCACGAATGCATACTTTCTTGGTTGCATGGAGATCGTCATTGTTGTCCTATCTGCAGGTGGCCATCATATCAAGCTAAATACAGCTAA